In Lactococcus garvieae subsp. garvieae, the following proteins share a genomic window:
- the rpsJ gene encoding 30S ribosomal protein S10 — MATKKIRIRLKAYEHRILDAAAEKIVETAKRTNAEVSGPIPLPTDRSVYTVIRATHKYKDSREQFEMRTHKRLIDIIEPTQKTVDSLMKLDLPSGVNIEIKL; from the coding sequence ATGGCAACTAAAAAAATCCGTATCCGCCTCAAAGCATACGAACACCGTATCCTTGACGCTGCTGCTGAAAAAATTGTAGAAACTGCAAAACGTACAAACGCAGAAGTAAGTGGTCCAATCCCACTTCCAACTGACCGTAGCGTCTACACAGTTATCCGCGCGACTCACAAATACAAAGACTCTCGCGAACAATTTGAAATGCGTACACACAAACGTTTGATCGATATCATCGAACCAACACAAAAAACTGTTGATTCATTGATGAAACTTGATCTTCCAAGTGGCGTAAACATCGAAATTAAATTATAA